In one window of Spartinivicinus marinus DNA:
- a CDS encoding phage late control D family protein, translating into MAIKPIYKLLADNENITKVIYNRLLDITITDNAGWESDSLEVTLDDTGHAIALPDTGAKLEIYLGYKETELELMGAYTVDEIELASPPNTLKITGKAANMGSSLKSPKTITWSEKGGAQSKANQVNLETIFSKIAKDNGLKIKIDKKYKNKKFTILNQRNESDINFLTRLATSVGGVLKITDDTLSLKPRIPETGVIELIPQDVTQWRVNITKRTSYNSVTANYYDKKRGKKFKVTVDKEKKGKQSKPARQIRTDAISEVAATALATAELENAALGEKQLTITLPGNTAIKAERQLKLIGFRAGANGLWVIDTVKHQLNNSGYITEITASSAN; encoded by the coding sequence ATGGCAATAAAGCCTATTTATAAATTATTGGCAGATAATGAAAATATTACCAAAGTGATTTATAATCGGCTACTTGATATTACGATTACGGATAATGCTGGTTGGGAATCTGATTCTCTGGAAGTGACTCTTGATGATACAGGGCATGCGATCGCATTGCCTGATACTGGAGCAAAACTAGAAATTTATCTGGGTTATAAAGAAACAGAGCTGGAGTTGATGGGGGCTTATACTGTTGATGAGATTGAGCTGGCCAGTCCACCGAATACGTTGAAAATAACAGGTAAAGCAGCCAATATGGGTTCCAGTTTGAAATCACCAAAAACCATAACTTGGAGTGAAAAGGGAGGTGCACAATCAAAGGCGAATCAAGTAAACTTAGAGACTATTTTCAGTAAAATAGCTAAGGATAATGGCCTGAAAATAAAAATAGATAAAAAATACAAAAATAAAAAATTTACTATCCTAAACCAACGGAATGAAAGCGATATTAATTTTTTAACCAGACTAGCCACCAGTGTGGGTGGTGTTCTGAAGATTACTGATGATACTCTGTCACTTAAGCCAAGAATACCTGAGACTGGAGTCATTGAGTTAATACCTCAGGATGTAACTCAGTGGCGGGTTAATATTACTAAACGGACTTCTTATAATTCAGTTACAGCTAACTATTACGATAAAAAACGAGGTAAAAAGTTTAAAGTAACCGTTGATAAAGAAAAAAAAGGTAAACAATCAAAACCGGCTAGGCAGATTAGAACTGATGCTATTTCAGAAGTTGCTGCAACCGCTTTAGCAACAGCAGAATTGGAAAATGCCGCTCTAGGTGAAAAGCAATTAACCATAACGCTGCCAGGAAATACAGCTATCAAAGCAGAGCGACAGCTTAAGTTAATTGGCTTTAGAGCGGGTGCTAATGGTTTGTGGGTAATTGATACGGTTAAGCATCAGTTAAATAATTCAGGTTATATAACTGAGATTACAGCATCATCAGCGAACTAG
- a CDS encoding tail protein X, giving the protein MSTTDNSEISTTSDVELPERQQENEQQLQVWREQQEKYAEQARQQGKVVYRTSGGETADWIAWQLFKETRFITESIYEENPGLANFGVYLPENIPIIIPAVELQENNADQVVLWQ; this is encoded by the coding sequence GTGTCGACAACCGATAACAGTGAAATCTCAACGACAAGCGACGTCGAATTACCAGAGCGACAACAAGAGAACGAACAGCAATTACAAGTCTGGCGAGAGCAACAGGAAAAATACGCTGAGCAAGCAAGGCAACAAGGAAAAGTCGTCTACCGGACGAGTGGGGGAGAAACCGCCGATTGGATTGCATGGCAGCTCTTCAAAGAAACCCGCTTTATCACGGAATCTATTTACGAAGAAAACCCGGGGCTAGCAAACTTTGGGGTATATTTACCAGAAAATATACCTATTATAATACCGGCAGTAGAGCTGCAAGAAAATAATGCTGATCAGGTGGTACTATGGCAATAA